The DNA sequence ACGGCCTCCCGGAGGCCGTCCGCGACCGGCTGCTGCCCGCGCAGTGGCAGCTGTACAAGGGGATCGACGCCGAGACGATCGCCGCGATCCACGACGAGCTCTACCACCGCAGCATCACCGGCCCGCCGGGTGCGGTGCTGACCCCGGGGGTCGAGGTGGTCGAATCGTCCACTGTGGATAGACGGATCGAGCTGCGCGTCGTGCAGGCCCAGCAGGGGCGGGCCGGCACGCTGCGCACCGACGCCGTCGTCGCGGCCACCGGATACGCGGAGGCCCCGGTCGGGCCGCTGCTGGCCGGGCTCGGCGACGCCGTCCACCGCGACGGCCGCGGGCGCCTGGTCGTCGACGCCGGCTACCGCGTCGCCCTCGACGTGCCGGGCGCGCTGTACGTCCAGAACGCGGAACGGCACACCCACGGGCCCGGCGCCCCCGACCTCGGCCTCGGCGCCTGGCGGGCGGCCGTGATCCTCAACGCCGTGTGCGGCAAGACCGTGCACGAACTGCCCGACCGCACCGCCTTCACCACGTTCGGCCTGGAGGACAAGTGACCCTCGACGAGGCGGCCGCCTGGCGCGCGGCCGGTGCCCTGATCGCGCACAAGATGCTCGGTGAGCTGTCCTACGAGCACCTGCTGGAGCCCGTTCGGGACGGCGATTCCTACCGGCTCGAGCTGCCGGGTGCCGAATACACGTTCCGGGCCCGGCGGGGCGCGTTCGACTCCTGGACGGTCGAACCGGGCAGCGCGCGCCGCTCGGGCGAGCCGGTCACCGACCCGCGCGCCCTCGTCGTCGACGCACGGGAAGTGCTGGGGCTGAGCGGGTTGCGGCTGGCCGACGTGCTGGCCGAGCTGACCTCGACGGTCGCCAACGAGGCCGCCCGGCTGCGCCGTGCCCCGACCGCGGCCGCACTGTCCACCATGGACTACAACGTCGCCGACGGGCACCTCACCGGCCACCCGCGGCTGGTGCTGAACAAGGGCCGCGTCGGGTTCTCCGCGCACGACCGCGCCCGCTACGCGCCGGAAGCGGGCGCGGACGTCCGGCTGCGCTGGTTCGCCGTCCACCCGGACCACGCCGAGTTCCGCTGCGTCGACGGGCTGAGCCGGGACGCGCTCCTGGCCGCCGAACTCGGCGAGCAGCGGGCGGAGTTCGCCGCGAAGGCACCGGAAAACTACGTCTGGGTGCCCGTGCACCCGTGGCAGGCCGACGAAATCCTCGGCACGCTCTACGCCGCCGAGCTCGCCACCGGTGTCGTGGTCGACCTCGGGGAGAGCGCCGACGCCTACCGCGCGCACCAGACGGTCCGGACCCTGGGCAACGTGACCACGCCGGGCCGCCACGACGTCAAGACCGCGGTCTCGGTGCGCAACACGCTCGTCTACCGCGGGCTGAACTCGGCCGCGACGCTCGCCGGGCCGTCGGTGACGTCGTGGCTGCGCCGGATCAGCGCGGCCGACCCGCTGCTGAGCGAGCGGTACCGGTTCGGGCTGCTCGGCGAAGTCGCGAGCGTGTCGGTCACGCACCCGCTGTTCGGGCACCTGGAGGAACTGCCCTACCGGTTCCACGAAACGCTGGGCGCGCTCTGGCGGGAGCCGATCCGGCTCGCGGACGGGGAGCGCGCGATTTCGTTCGCCGCGCTGCCCTACCGGGGCCCCGGCGGCGGTTCGGTGCTCGCGCACCTGATCGCGGGCGGCGATCCCGTGGCGTGGCTGACGCGGCTGTTCGACCTGCTGCTCACGCCGTTGCTGCAGTGGCTGCTGCGCCACGGCGTCGGGTTCTGCCCGCACGGCCAGAACCTGGTCCTCGTCGTCGACGCCGCCGGGTTCCCCCGCCGTGTGCTGATCAAGGACTTCGCCCAGGGCGTCGACCTGCTCGACGAACAGCTGGAGAGCTACGAGTCGCTCCCGCCGGAGGCGGCCGCGGACATGCTGCGCTGGCCCGCGCACCTGCTCGCCCAGTCGCTGTTCAGCTCGGTGTTCTCCGGCCAGTTCCGGTTCTGGGCCGAGCTGCTGCTCGACGAGCTGGGCCTGCCGCGCGCGCGGTTCTGGGCGCCGGTCCGGGAGATCGCCGGGCGCTACCGGGACGAGAACCCGGACGTGGCCGCGCGGTTCGACGCGTGCCGGCTGTTCGCCCCGGACGTCGAGCGCGTGACGCTCAACCGGGAGCACCTGGCCGGCCAGGGGTTCGACAAGGTGGAGCGCGACGACGAGTTCGACGTCCGGTGGGGCCGGGTGCCGAACCCGCTGCACGCCCCGGACCCCGGCGGCGCGTGGTGACGCCGTTCGCGCGGCCGGCCGGCCCGCGTTCCCTGGCCGCGCGCCGGACGGCCGCCGCCGCGGGGACGGCCGTGCTGCGCGGGGTGCTCGCGGAGGACGGCGCGCGGCTGCTCCTGCTGGTGCCCGACCCGCACGCCCGCTTCGCCGCGGTCGAGCTGGCCGCGCCGTTCGCCGCCTCGGTCCTCGACGACGGCTACGGCGTCTGCAGCTACGTCTTCGCGTGGACACCGGACCGGGAGCCGCTCGCGGCGTCCGGCGTGCTGGGCGGGTATCTCGAGGGGTTCGGCGACCTGCGGGTGCGCCCGGACGCGGCGACGGCGATCCCGCTGGGCGAGCGGACGTGGGCGGTGGTGTGCGACGCCGAGTGGCCCTCGGGCCGGATCGCCGAGCTCGCCCCGCGCGAGGTGCTGCGCGGCCAGCTCGCGGCGCTGGAGGGGCTCGGGCTGGTGCCGTCGGTGGGCATCGAGCACGAGGTGGTGTTCGGCGACGCCGCCGGGCCGCTCACCGCGCACGGCACCGACTACGCGGTCGGCGGCACGGAACGCCTGGCACCGGTGCTTTCCGACCTCCGGTCCGCGCTGGCCGACGCCGGGCTGGGTGTCGAATCCGCGCGCGCGGAGTGTCACCCGGGGCAGTACGAGGTCGTGCTGCGCCACCGCGACGCACTGGCCGCGTGCGACGACGTGCTGCTGCAGCAGCTGATCGTGCGCCGGGTCGCGGCGCGCCACGCGGTGTCCGCGTCCTACCTGGCCGCACCCGCGCCGGGACAGGGCAATTCGGGCCACGTGCACCTGTCGCTGTCCACTGTGGACGGCTCGCCCCCGGACCTGCTCGGCGGCTTCCTGGCGGGCGTGCTGCGCGACGCGCGGGCGCTGACGGCGGTGTGGGCCCCGACGTGGAACAGCTACGTGCGGCTGCGGACGGCGCCGTTCTCCCCGCGCGAGATCCGCTGGGGCCACGACGACCGGACCGCGGCGGTGCGCGTCGCCGGGCCGCCGTCGGACCCCCGCCTGGAGTTCCGCTTCGCCGGCGCGGACGCGCAGCCGCACCTGGTGGTCGCGGCGCTGCTCGCCGCCGGGCGGTTCGGGCTGGAGGAGGGCCTGACCCCGCCGGAGCCCGGGGTCGCTTCGGGCTCGCTGGCGGGGTCGCCGTGGGAGGCGCTGCCGCTGCTGGACCGGGTGGGCGAGCTGCTGGGCGCGGACGTCGCGGCCCAGCTGGCGGCGCTGCTGACCGAGGAGATCGAGTCCGGTCTGGACTCGGTCACGGACTGGCAGCGCCGCCGCGGTTCCCTCCGTTCCTGAACGGCGTCACGCCGGGCGGATGTTCTGGTTGACGTGGAACGCGTTGTCCGGGTCGTAGCGCCGCTTCACCGCGGCCAGGCGGTCGTAGTTCCCCCGGTACGACGCCCGCACCCGGTCCTGGCCCTCCTCCATCATGAAGTTGACGTACGCCCCGCCCGCCGACGTCGGGTGCAGTTCCTCCCAGTACTCCCGCGTCCACTGGGAAATCTCCGCCGCGCGGTCCGGCGACGGGTCCACCCCGACGATCACGCCCGACCACCCGCCGGAGCGGTGCGGGAACGCCGTCGCGTCCGCCGCCACCCGGCTCGCCGCGCCGTCGATCGGGTACAGGTGCATCGACGAGTGCATCGTCGGCAAGGCCGCGCCGTGCTTGAGGTGGACGTCGATCGCCGCGTCGGAGATCTCGTGGAACACGTCCGCGCGCCAGTACCACTGCAGGCCCGCCGGGTACAGCGCGTCGAACGCGGCCTGCAGCGCGGTGTAGGGCAGCTCGTGCAGCCCCACCAGCAACGGCGAACCGAACGAGCGGATCGGGGCCAGCACCTCGTCGGCCTTGTCGTGCGGACCCGTGTAGCACCAGACGATCCCGCACGCCTTGCGGCCCCACAGCTGCTCGGGGAACGGCGGCGCGGGCGGGACGGTCAGCAGGCCGAACCAGCCGTTGACCTCCTCCGGCAGCGACGGCAGCAGCTCGCGGTACCAGCGCAGCACCTCGGGCGTGTCGGCCAGGTCGTAGAGCACCGGCCCGCCGAGCACCGAGCCGTGCTCGCCGATGTCGTGGCAGCGGAAGGTGAACGACGTGACGACGCCGAAGTTGCCGCCCCCGCCGCGCAGGGCCCAGAACAGGTCGGGGTGCGAAGACTCCGAAGCTCGCACGAACGAGCCGTCCGCGAGCACGACGTCCGCGCCGAGCAGGTTGTCGACCGTCAGGCCGAAGCGCCGGGCCAGGTAGCCGATGCCGCCGCCCAGCGTCAGGCCGGCGACGCCGGTGGACCCGACGATGCCCGACGGCGTCGCCATGCCGAAGGCGACCGTCGCGTGGTCGACGTCGCCCCAGGTGCAGCCCGCGTCGGCGCGCACGGTGTGGTTGACCGGGTCGACCGTGGTGCTGCGCAGCCCGGACAGGTCGACGACCAGCGCGCCGTCGGCGACGCCGAGGCCGCCCGCGTTGTGGCCGCCGCCGCGCACGGCGAGGTCGAGGCCCTGCTCGCGGCCGTAGCGGACGCAGGCGATGACGTCGGCGGCGTCGCGGCAGTAGGCGATCGCCGCCGGCCGCTTGTCGATCATGGCGTTGTAGACGGCGCGGGCTTCGTCGTAGCCCGGGTCCGCCGGCGTGACGAGGTCGCCGCGCAGGGTGGTGGCCAGTGCTTCGTGCGGCAACGCGGTGGTGGTCATGGTGCCCCTCTCGGATTTCCCGGTTCGAGGCGAACGTAGGCACGCGGCGTTCGCGAAGCGTTCGGTCCGTTCAGGGCCGGCCGGACGCGGCCCGAACGCCCAGGTCCGCCTCGCAGCGCCGCAGCAGGGCCACGCTGCCCTGGCCGCGGGCCAGCTCCGCGGCGGCCCGCAGACGGGGGCCGGGATCGGCGTCGTGCGCGGCCCGCAGCCGCAGCACCTCCGGCAGCCACCAGCGGTCGTCGCGGGCCTCCCCGGCGGCGAGCGCGGCGTCCAGCGTCGCGCGGGCCGCTTCGGGCCCCGACAGGTCGGCGACCAGCGTCAGCCAGTAGGGCATCCGGGCGAACGCGCCCTCGGCCTTGAGGTTCGCGACGCCTTCCTGCGCCGCGGCCAGCCCGGCCGCGCCGCCGCGGGACCAGCCGCCCAGCACCAGCGCCCACTCGCGGTAGTAGGCGAAGCCGTACCGGTCGCACAAGCCGTGCAGCTCGGAGACGGCCGCCCACAGCGCCCGCCGGTCGCGGCGCATCTGGTGGGTGATCCCCGCGTAGGCCAGCGCGATGGTCAGGCTGTACGGGTGCCCGGCCGCGCGGGCGCGGCCGACGGCTTCGGCACTGCTCGCCACGGCGGCGTCGTCGTGGCCGAGGAGCCAGTGCGCGTGCGCCGCCCAGGCCGGCCCGTGGATGTCCGGGCGGGTGCCGATCGGCCACGTCGACGCGTCGCGGGTGCGCTCGGCGCCCAGCTCGAAGTGCCGCAGCCCGTCGGCGGGGCGCCCGAGGCTCACCGACGAGCCCGCGACGATGAAGTGCGCCGAACCGCTCAGCGCGGGGTTCGTCCCGGGGACGACCAGCGTCAGCGCGCGTTCGGCCGACTCGTGCGCCAGCGCGGTCCGGCCCTGGACGAACCGGGACGACCACAGTTCCAGCAGGGCGGTCAGCGCGGAATCCTCGCTGCCCAGGGCTTCCGCGAGCTCGAGCGACCGTTCGAGGACCTGCTGCAGCTCGGGGGAGGAGTAGCCCCGGCGGGCGTTGAGCGGCCCGGCGAGCGCTTCGAGGACGGCGAGCTCCGCGCGGTCGCGGTTGCCGCTCGGCGGGCGCGCGCGGACGAGCGCCAGCGCTTCCCCGAGCAGCCGGATCGCCTCGGCGTGGGCGAACGTCCGCGCGGCGACCGCCGCGGCCCGCCGGTAGTGCTCGACGGCGCGGTCCGGCCGGCCGCCGCGGGCGTACTGCTCGGCCAGCTGCGCCGCCACGGCGTCGGTGTCCTCGGCGTGCAGCAGTTCCAGGCCCTGGGCCAGCCGCCGGTGCAGCAGCCACCGGCGCGGCGGGCTGACCTGCTGGTAGGCCGCCTCGCGCAGCAGGTCGTGGGTGAAGTCGTAGCCGCCGCCGACCTCGCGCACGATCCGGCGCCGCCACAGCTCGTCGACCGCGTCGACGACGGTGTCGGCGTCGAGGTCGCTCGCCTCGGTGAGCAGTTCGAGGGTGAAGTCGCGCCCGGCCGCGGCGGCGAGCCCCGCCACTTCGCGGGCCGCCGGACCGGGCTGTTCGAGCCGGGCCCGCAGGACGCCGCTCAGCCGCCCGGACGGCGGGGACGCGTTGGTGCGCAACGCTTCCACGACGTAGAGCGGGAACCCGCCGGTGGCCGCGTGCAGCAGCGTCCGGTCCGCTCCGGACAGCGGCCGCCCGGCGACCGCCTCGCCGAGGCGGGCCGTTCCGCCGGCGTCGAACGGGCGCAGTGGCAGCTCGGTCAGCTTGCCTTCGTCGCGCAGGTGCGCGGTCCACGACTCGACGCGGGGGTCGACGTCGCCGTCGCGCAGCGTGCCGGCGACCAGCAGCGGCGCGTCCGGCAGGAGACCGAGGCAGAAGGCGAGGAAGGCGCCCGTTTCCTCGTCGCACCACTGGACGTTGTCGAGCACCAGCAGGACCGGCCGCCCGCCGGCGGTCAGCGCGCGGGCCAGCCCTTCGAAGAACCGCAGGCGCTGCCACGCGTCGACCGTCGGGTGCCCGCCCGCGGCCGGGCCCGGCGCGGGCCCCAGCCGGTCGACCTCGGCGCGCCACACCGGGTCGAGGGCCGCCGCCGCGCGCTGCACCGCGGGCGTGCGCAGCCAGTCGGCGACCGGGGCCAGCGGGAGCCGCCCGGCCGAGCCGAAGCAGCGTCCGGTGGCCACCACGGCGCCTTCCGCGCGCGCCAGCCCGGCGAGCTCGGTGACCAGCCGCGTCTTGCCGACCCCGGCGTCGCCGCGGACGAGGACGACCCCGGCCCGGCCCGCCGCGGCCGCGCGCCACGCGTCGCTCAGCCGGGCCAGTTCGGCGGCCCGGCCGACGAGCCCGGGTGCCGCCGCGCGGCGGACCTCGGGTCCGGACCGGGCGAGCAGCCGCCGCAGCGCCGCGCGGGTCGGCTCGGCCGGGCCGACGCCGAGCTCGCGCTCGAGGACCGACGCGCACCGGTGGTAGGTGCTCACCGCGCCCGCCCGGTCGCCGGCGTCGGCCTGCAGCCCCATCAGCGTCCGGTAGCCGGTCTCCTCCAGCGGCCGAAGCCGGATCCGGCGGCGGGCCGCGGCGAGCGCGGCGGCCGGGGCGCCCGACGGCGTCCGGCAGATCAGGTCGCACAGCTCGACGCACTGGCGGTCGAGTTCGGCGCGGGCCGCCAGTACCCAGTCGTCGGCCAGGCCCGGCAGCAGCTCGCCGCGGTAGGCGGCCAGCGCGGCGTGGGCGTTGGCGAGCGCGTCCCCGGCGTTCCCGGCGGCCAGCGCGGCCCGGTGGGCGGCGGCGAACTCCCGCACGTCGACCCGGCTCGACGGCGTGTCGTGCCAGCACAGGTCGCGCCCGGTCACCGCCAGGGACGGCGGGTCGCCCAGCACCCGGCGCAGCTGGTGCAGCTCGCGGCGGAGGTTGGTGAGCGCCTGCGCGTCGGTGGAGTCCGGCCAGAACAGCCCGGCGATCCGGCGCCGGGGCTGCGCCAGCCCGGCGTGCACGACCAGGTAGGCCACCAGCGCGACCGACCGCGGCGACCGCGTCAGCACGGCGCCGGACTCGTCGTCGGCGATCACCTGCTCGCCCAGCAGCGAAACCCGCAGCACCCGGCCACGCTAGCCCCGGGACGGGGTCGTGCGCGGATCTTCACCGGCGAGGGGTTGCGCCGGGGCGCCCGGGTGCGCAGGCTCGACGTCGTGAGCGAGCACGAGTACGACCTCATCGTCATCGGTTCGGGCCCCGGCGGCCAGAAGGCCGCGATCGCCGCGGCGAAACTGGGCAAACGGGTGGCGGTCGTGGACCGGCACGACATGGTCGGCGGGGTGTGCGTCAACACCGGCACGATCCCGTCCAAGACGCTGCGCGAAGCCGTGCTCTACCTGACCGGGATGAACCAGCGCGAGCTGTACGGCGCGAGCTACCGCGTCAAGCAGGACATCACGATCGCCGACCTGCTCGCGCGCACCCAGCACGTCGTCGGGCGCGAGGTCCAGGTCGTGCGCGCGCAGCTGATGCGCAACCACGTCGACCTCATCCCCGGCACCGGCTCGTTCGCCGACGCGCACACCGTGGTCGTCGAGAGCAAGCACCCGGGCGACCGCCGCACGCTGAGCGGGGACCACGTCGTGATCGCCACCGGCACCCGCCCCGCGCGGCCCGCCCACGTCGACTTCGACGCCGCCCGCGTCCTCGACTCCGACGAGATCCTGCGGCTCGAGCAGATCCCGTCGTCGCTCGTGGTGGTCGGCGCGGGAGTGATCGGGATCGAGTACGCGTCGATGTTCGCCGCGCTCGGCTCGCGCGTCACCGTGGTCGAGCAGCGCGACCAGATGCTCGACTTCTGCGACCCGGAGATCGTCGAGTCCCTCAAGTTCCAGCTGCGCGACCTCGGCGTCACGTTCCGCTTCGGGGAGAAGGTCGCGGACGTCGCGGTGTCCGACGACGCCACGATCACCACCCTGGTCAGCGGCAAGCGCAT is a window from the Amycolatopsis sp. cg9 genome containing:
- a CDS encoding glutamine synthetase; translated protein: MTPFARPAGPRSLAARRTAAAAGTAVLRGVLAEDGARLLLLVPDPHARFAAVELAAPFAASVLDDGYGVCSYVFAWTPDREPLAASGVLGGYLEGFGDLRVRPDAATAIPLGERTWAVVCDAEWPSGRIAELAPREVLRGQLAALEGLGLVPSVGIEHEVVFGDAAGPLTAHGTDYAVGGTERLAPVLSDLRSALADAGLGVESARAECHPGQYEVVLRHRDALAACDDVLLQQLIVRRVAARHAVSASYLAAPAPGQGNSGHVHLSLSTVDGSPPDLLGGFLAGVLRDARALTAVWAPTWNSYVRLRTAPFSPREIRWGHDDRTAAVRVAGPPSDPRLEFRFAGADAQPHLVVAALLAAGRFGLEEGLTPPEPGVASGSLAGSPWEALPLLDRVGELLGADVAAQLAALLTEEIESGLDSVTDWQRRRGSLRS
- the sthA gene encoding Si-specific NAD(P)(+) transhydrogenase, with protein sequence MSEHEYDLIVIGSGPGGQKAAIAAAKLGKRVAVVDRHDMVGGVCVNTGTIPSKTLREAVLYLTGMNQRELYGASYRVKQDITIADLLARTQHVVGREVQVVRAQLMRNHVDLIPGTGSFADAHTVVVESKHPGDRRTLSGDHVVIATGTRPARPAHVDFDAARVLDSDEILRLEQIPSSLVVVGAGVIGIEYASMFAALGSRVTVVEQRDQMLDFCDPEIVESLKFQLRDLGVTFRFGEKVADVAVSDDATITTLVSGKRIPADGVMYSAGRQGLTGELNLEAAGLTADGRGRLVVDENYRTEVPHIYAVGDVIGFPALAATSMDQGRLAAYHAFGEPANGLGALQPIGIYTIPEISYVGATEAQLTSSSVPYEVGIARYRELARGQITGDSYGMLKLLVSTTDRKLLGVHVFGTGATDLVHIGQAVMGCGGTVDYLVDAVFNYPTLSEAYKVAALDATNKIRALARFSS
- a CDS encoding FAD-binding oxidoreductase, with the protein product MTTTALPHEALATTLRGDLVTPADPGYDEARAVYNAMIDKRPAAIAYCRDAADVIACVRYGREQGLDLAVRGGGHNAGGLGVADGALVVDLSGLRSTTVDPVNHTVRADAGCTWGDVDHATVAFGMATPSGIVGSTGVAGLTLGGGIGYLARRFGLTVDNLLGADVVLADGSFVRASESSHPDLFWALRGGGGNFGVVTSFTFRCHDIGEHGSVLGGPVLYDLADTPEVLRWYRELLPSLPEEVNGWFGLLTVPPAPPFPEQLWGRKACGIVWCYTGPHDKADEVLAPIRSFGSPLLVGLHELPYTALQAAFDALYPAGLQWYWRADVFHEISDAAIDVHLKHGAALPTMHSSMHLYPIDGAASRVAADATAFPHRSGGWSGVIVGVDPSPDRAAEISQWTREYWEELHPTSAGGAYVNFMMEEGQDRVRASYRGNYDRLAAVKRRYDPDNAFHVNQNIRPA
- a CDS encoding AAA family ATPase: MLRVSLLGEQVIADDESGAVLTRSPRSVALVAYLVVHAGLAQPRRRIAGLFWPDSTDAQALTNLRRELHQLRRVLGDPPSLAVTGRDLCWHDTPSSRVDVREFAAAHRAALAAGNAGDALANAHAALAAYRGELLPGLADDWVLAARAELDRQCVELCDLICRTPSGAPAAALAAARRRIRLRPLEETGYRTLMGLQADAGDRAGAVSTYHRCASVLERELGVGPAEPTRAALRRLLARSGPEVRRAAAPGLVGRAAELARLSDAWRAAAAGRAGVVLVRGDAGVGKTRLVTELAGLARAEGAVVATGRCFGSAGRLPLAPVADWLRTPAVQRAAAALDPVWRAEVDRLGPAPGPAAGGHPTVDAWQRLRFFEGLARALTAGGRPVLLVLDNVQWCDEETGAFLAFCLGLLPDAPLLVAGTLRDGDVDPRVESWTAHLRDEGKLTELPLRPFDAGGTARLGEAVAGRPLSGADRTLLHAATGGFPLYVVEALRTNASPPSGRLSGVLRARLEQPGPAAREVAGLAAAAGRDFTLELLTEASDLDADTVVDAVDELWRRRIVREVGGGYDFTHDLLREAAYQQVSPPRRWLLHRRLAQGLELLHAEDTDAVAAQLAEQYARGGRPDRAVEHYRRAAAVAARTFAHAEAIRLLGEALALVRARPPSGNRDRAELAVLEALAGPLNARRGYSSPELQQVLERSLELAEALGSEDSALTALLELWSSRFVQGRTALAHESAERALTLVVPGTNPALSGSAHFIVAGSSVSLGRPADGLRHFELGAERTRDASTWPIGTRPDIHGPAWAAHAHWLLGHDDAAVASSAEAVGRARAAGHPYSLTIALAYAGITHQMRRDRRALWAAVSELHGLCDRYGFAYYREWALVLGGWSRGGAAGLAAAQEGVANLKAEGAFARMPYWLTLVADLSGPEAARATLDAALAAGEARDDRWWLPEVLRLRAAHDADPGPRLRAAAELARGQGSVALLRRCEADLGVRAASGRP
- a CDS encoding IucA/IucC family siderophore biosynthesis protein; its protein translation is MTLDEAAAWRAAGALIAHKMLGELSYEHLLEPVRDGDSYRLELPGAEYTFRARRGAFDSWTVEPGSARRSGEPVTDPRALVVDAREVLGLSGLRLADVLAELTSTVANEAARLRRAPTAAALSTMDYNVADGHLTGHPRLVLNKGRVGFSAHDRARYAPEAGADVRLRWFAVHPDHAEFRCVDGLSRDALLAAELGEQRAEFAAKAPENYVWVPVHPWQADEILGTLYAAELATGVVVDLGESADAYRAHQTVRTLGNVTTPGRHDVKTAVSVRNTLVYRGLNSAATLAGPSVTSWLRRISAADPLLSERYRFGLLGEVASVSVTHPLFGHLEELPYRFHETLGALWREPIRLADGERAISFAALPYRGPGGGSVLAHLIAGGDPVAWLTRLFDLLLTPLLQWLLRHGVGFCPHGQNLVLVVDAAGFPRRVLIKDFAQGVDLLDEQLESYESLPPEAAADMLRWPAHLLAQSLFSSVFSGQFRFWAELLLDELGLPRARFWAPVREIAGRYRDENPDVAARFDACRLFAPDVERVTLNREHLAGQGFDKVERDDEFDVRWGRVPNPLHAPDPGGAW